The following coding sequences lie in one Lolium perenne isolate Kyuss_39 chromosome 2, Kyuss_2.0, whole genome shotgun sequence genomic window:
- the LOC127335147 gene encoding protein FLOURY 1 codes for MGGWNRISGARFLKPLAGVSLAFLPSAGAAYFVVGSAIGFLAMLHASEPDVGGQWASAARWIALSRSVSAHHLFLAMLLLFLAAKVWRLSKRFDAVEGIVANAGGAAQPLRVRGVVCTVCGTTARAPKKGSLGPALERVGSTASGCSSKPVSRSLASELELEAAETEEEDNASEANGAEEGNVEWLRRRLARERRLKEVALEELEKERRAAASAADEAMAKIACLRNEKALVEREARQFREMAQQKQMYDRQVIESLQWMISKFGMQSGEPEYSFDRGVSETSEDDRDKRL; via the coding sequence ATGGGCGGCTGGAACCGCATCTCCGGTGCCCGGTTCCTGAAGCCGCTCGCCGGCGTCTCTCTCGCCTTCTTGCCCAGCGCCGGCGCCGCCTACTTCGTCGTCGGCTCCGCTATCGGGTTCTTGGCGATGCTGCACGCCTCCGAGCCTGATGTCGGCGGCCAGTGGGCCTCCGCCGCGCGCTGGATCGCCCTGTCCCGATCCGTGAGCGCCCACCACCTGTTTCTCGCAATGCTCCTTCTGTTCCTGGCCGCCAAAGTCTGGCGCCTCAGCAAGCGCTTCGACGCGGTGGAGGGGATCGTCGCCAAcgccggcggcgcggcccagccactGCGCGTCAGAGGCGTCGTCTGCACCGTGTGCGGGACAACAGCACGTGCTCCGAAGAAAGGCAGCCTGGGCCCCGCCCTGGAGCGCGTCGGCTCTACTGCTAGCGGCTGCTCCAGCAAGCCGGTTTCCAGGTCGCTGGCTTCCGAACTCGAGCTGGAGGCCGCCGAAACAGAGGAGGAGGACAATGCGAGCGAGGCGAACGGCGCGGAGGAGGGCAACGTGGAGTGGCTGAGGCGGCGGCTCGCGCGGGAGAGGAGGCTGAAGGAGGTGGCGCTGGAGGAGCTGGAGAAGGAGCGGCGCGCGGCGGCCTCCGCGGCCGACGAGGCCATGGCCAAGATCGCGTGCCTGCGGAACGAGAAGGCGCTGGTGGAGCGCGAGGCGCGGCAGTTCCGGGAGATGGCTCAGCAGAAGCAGATGTATGACCGGCAGGTGATCGAGTCTCTTCAGTGGATGATCAGTAAGTTTGGCATGCAAAGCGGGGAGCCAGAGTATTCTTTTGATCGAGGTGTGTCGGAGACAAGCGAGGACGACAGAGACAAGCGGTTGTAG